In a genomic window of Ptiloglossa arizonensis isolate GNS036 chromosome 12, iyPtiAriz1_principal, whole genome shotgun sequence:
- the LOC143153525 gene encoding uncharacterized protein LOC143153525 isoform X11, translated as MDSRSREERPSRMVLTVTEDTPADMLAGSMELLVQLPREHHHQTQRVTVQRSTPMMDLLVQIATAHKLAASSYTLQAIGERGMVLPHQPNTPIGALDALQVKLLPKQGTFVPRRTKQANQPFETTFRLQQVHLPRNQLYVSRVSPKMNLGEILDEVCREKNLDRNKYELRHPANLEETLDLSLSLQDYHLQEVTLYAKQGRTLGAALSTQDIMALQRQEERRRQQAKQGVFGFVFKKSKEGSLSTDSLGGRSASPARSDETGRSSSPLQPPARPQRKRRPAPKPPVQAQPEVSNSSEENAGDSGKDKVVISHSRNSSDSSGYHEASVLSDNPDTAGRLPETLPRRHRAPTETPRKLAQTSQSSKSLGNLAAVSGTLTRGISSTSLSSTGLRKKRAAPPPPVTRPLSSAISTQALERIVDSEESLTSDMDPSKPPSDIGVPSKANSDIEERPKASSDIGVTTVAAKLSPGIDFAKQETAIVNAEQKAGKLDVEPRHKSGSINVKLPSDEPGNTVPVEDAPVDARVTRKRVGDSIPFPKPRKTSTSSNVSTRPQVPKRKLAPPSPFSRILSTDSSNVDSLSNAPAHTNAGSSTSDAGSDVVNERRASNNSVGSNTRTSTMCNTEIESVEKLDVASNYSNSENEVFLTPGIDQYETSFDYDSTTLNENETLESPKTMIFDEAIKNSTDNKKSSIDDVKENIESSSSQIQTTKLLKNESNPTTPRKVSKQETLCAVISTIPKCAHLDMFTESQPSLNIGKSNKAQEKQNADVKSDIDGATIRNEVWENVKETKRGKILRTASKSNDFETNILEKQKRHLTSHADDITFALNLNVASNVDMVCDRSKESDNNDSGQQSKEKEDTDSEGVGGGKSPRGLGVSADTNLSETDALLQKVSDTLSNTLPVSTSNDVPVEGFASPVETKTETTNISKETDISNTKKSVTEQDLKQQSNDLPDEPVVNTSTPNQTVNSQQDTSDYVSAADEDLSIADWEYQLPAPPSAFRDTASPVFDNFDAVPSSPESFRDPDVKERVEILDKIDSRKSSEKQEAAIEDRNLLERETKKEAIQKSFKQQRSDANLKKEVICELENKIGTLPQGTKDFDSRRSSDSSSTPKVAPIDNTLSNFTITTYTRQKNLNIFEDVKDRSPGKSSDDRFKSFATLSRHKSNNVDETEEPKDFNVGTLQGKKRVNTNEDDVVSDKKLEPKMQTESLHRWQSGNEAKSNIQRSKSYVSVCGKSKFQGNSCEDEDVRNDRNLVEIDNVGMKKATSVTGLNAPTTRSNEKFSQWRDNILKRQEEPTKEKQLQSLQVLKSILPQLKNAQQAEENVPKESDNTVLPEKTRSETTSNEHSIESNAVSTRDCQRATSNTKSEPESKKSPSEASSKRYTYSGPPAINLGSWSERPSVNVQIKMDMDYKLGTNKANNKTIVNINGTRDELDGLNGIEDSTKQQKSFEKNGKFAGKVEIVSSDRREPNELAKKLITHTTASGFKKPVLNKVNSEIKTTSTDKPIVTGVELKKNFQGGKQDDNVIDTSPVNFKELSKAFGQDVCLRPKPKRSTLNRRSDLQMETDSGKQNGYINSEYCTNGTQDSLKPKRFTSIVGIQPQNQGNFVFRNGISAINNQPMPVVKGFKFSNAATDGGQGNQNSTRGSSNESSKDTSTESLNSVPQPPRPPTMPVITGVTLKSARPKSMPVQMDPRDVLLESIRNFGGRENLKSAAERC; from the exons cgAACTTGGAGGAGACGTTGGACCTGTCGCTGTCGCTGCAGGACTATCATCTTCAGGAAGTGACGCTCTACGCGAAACAAGGACGAACGCTCGGCGCGGCTCTCAGCACGCAGGACATAATGGCCCTGCAGAGGCAAGAGGAGCGACGAAGGCAACAGGCAAAACAAGGGGTCTTCGGGTTCGTGTTCAAGAAGTCGAAGGAGGGCTCGCTGAGCACGGACAGCCTAGGTGGGCGCAGCGCGTCACCGGCGAGAAGCGACGAGACTGGGAGGAGCAGTAGTCCTCTTCAGCCGCCCGCTCGACCTCAACGGAAACGAAGACCCGCGCCGAAGCCGCCGGTTCAAGCGCAGCCCGAAGTCAGCAAT AGTTCTGAGGAGAATGCTGGCGATTCTGGAAAGGATAAAGTGGTGATCAGTCACAGTCGTAATAGTAGCGATAGTTCCGGGTATCACGAGGCGTCAGTTTTGAGCGACAATCCGGACACCGCTGGAAGACTTCCTGAAACGTTGCCCAGAAGACACAGGGCCCCTACAGAGACACCCAGGAAGTTGGCGCAAACATCGCAGTCTAGCAAGAGCCTGGGCAACCTGGCTGCTGTTTCTGGTACGCTTACCCGTGGAATTAGCAGCACCTCGTTGAGTTCTACAG GTCTACGAAAGAAAAGAGCTGCCCCTCCACCGCCAGTAACGAGACCTCTGTCGTCCGCAATTTCCACCCAAGCATTGGAGCGCATCGTTGACTCCGAGGAGTCCTTAACGTCAGACATGGATCCATCGAAACCTCCGTCGGATATCGGTGTCCCGTCTAAAGCAAATTCAGACATCGAGGAACGTCCGAAAGCGAGCTCGGACATCGGTGTGACCACAGTGGCCGCGAAATTGTCACCAGGGATCGATTTCGCGAAGCAAGAAACCGCGATAGTAAACGCAGAGCAAAAAGCCGGGAAATTGGACGTCGAACCGCGTCACAAATCAGGCTCGATAAACGTTAAGTTACCTAGCGACGAACCGGGAAACACTGTACCCGTAGAGGATGCTCCCGTAGACGCTAGAGTAACCCGAAAGCGAG TTGGAGACTCCATCCCGTTTCCCAAGCCTAGAAAAACTTCTACAAGCAGTAACGTGTCAACAAGGCCCCAGGTGCCAAAACGCAAGCTAGCACCGCCTTCCCCGTTCAGTAGAATCCTCAGCACTGACTCCAGCAATGTAGACTCCTTGTCGAATGCTCCTGCACACACCAACGCCGGAAGTTCTACCAGTGACGCGGGTTCGGATGTCGTTAACGAAAGACGTGCTAGCAACAACAGCGTTGGATCTAACACGAGAACCTCGACCATGTGCAACACGGAGATCGAAAGTGTTGAGAAGTTGGATGTCGCCTCCAATTATTCCAACAGTGAGAACGAAGTGTTTCTAACACCTGGAATCGATCAGTACGAGACGTCCTTTGATTACGATTCGACAACCTTGAATGAAAACGAGACCCTGGAATCACCGAAGACGATGATCTTCgacgaagccatcaaaaatagTACCGACAATAAGAAATCGAGCATCGATGACGTTAAGGAGAACATAGAGTCCTCGTCGAGTCAAATTCAGACCACCAAGCTAttgaaaaacgaatcgaatccCACGACACCGAGGAAAGTTTCTAAACAAGAGACACTCTGTGCCGTAATTTCGACGATTCCGAAGTGCGCACACTTGGACATGTTCACGGAGAGCCAACCATCGTTGAACATTGGAAAGAGCAACAAAGCCCAGGAGAAGCAAAACGCGGATGTTAAGTCTGACATTGATGGTGCCACGATTCGAAACGAGGTTTGGGAAAatgtgaaagaaacgaagagaggaaaAATCCTTCGAACGGCGTCCAAGTCGAACGATTTCGAGACAAACATATTGGAAAAGCAAAAGAGACATTTAACTTCTCACGCGGATGACATCACGTTCGCTTTGAACTTGAACGTGGCGTCTAATGTTGATATGGTGTGCGATCGATCGAAAGAGTCGGACAACAACGATTCTGGACAACAATCGAAAGAGAAGGAGGACACTGATTCTGAGGGCGTGGGTGGAGGAAAATCGCCTCGCGGATTAGGTGTATCAG CAGATACGAACCTCTCAGAAACGGATGCTCTACTGCAAAAGGTGTCGGACACATTGTCCAATACACTACCAGTTTCAACCTCCAACGATGTACCTGTCGAGGGATTTGCTTCCCCTGTAGAAACAAAAACAGAAACAACGAACATCTCCAAAGAAACAGATATTTCGAACACAAAGAAGTCTGTAACTGAGCAAGACTTGAAACAACAAAGCAACGACTTACCGGACGAGCCAGTAGTGAACACCAGCACTCCGAATCAGACTGTCAATTCGCAGCAAGATACATCGGACTACGTATCAGCGGCTGACGAAGATCTGTCCATTGCGGATTGGGAGTATCAGCTTCCAGCTCCACCTAGCGCCTTCCGAGACACAGCTTCTCCAGTTTTTGATAACTTCGACGCAGTTCCTTCGTCGCCCGAGTCGTTCAGAGATCCCGATGTTAAAGAACGTGTCGAGATTTTAGATAAAATAGATTCTAGAAAATCCTCGGAGAAGCAGGAAGCAGCTATAGAAGACAGAAATCTTTTGGAAagggaaaccaagaaagaagcgatcCAAAAGTCCTTCAAGCAGCAAAGATCAGACGCTAacttaaagaaggaagtgataTGCGAATTGGAGAACAAAATAGGAACATTACCTCAGGGTACCAAGGATTTCGACTCCAGAAGATCCTCGGACAGTTCGTCGACTCCTAAAGTCGCACCTATAGACAATACTTTGTCGAATTTCACCATCACGACTTACACCAGGCAAAAGAATTTGAATATATTCGAAGATGTCAAGGATCGATCCCCTGGGAAGAGTTCGGACGATAGATTCAAGTCGTTTGCGACGTTGTCTAGGCACAAGAGTAATAATGTCGACGAGACCGAAGAACCGAAGGATTTCAACGTTGGAACGTTACAGGGAAAGAAGAGGGTGAACACGAACGAAGATGACGTAGTAAGCGACAAGAAGCTGGAACCAAAGATGCAAACGGAGTCATTGCACAGGTGGCAGTCCGGTAACGAAGCCAAGAGCAACATTCAGCGATCCAAGAGTTACGTGTCTGTGTGCGGTAAGTCCAAATTTCAAGGGAATTCTTGCGAGGACgaggatgttagaaacgatagaaatttaGTGGAAATAGACAACGTTGGGATGAAAAAGGCGACGAGCGTTACCGGTTTAAATGCACCAACGACTAGGAGCAACGAGAAGTTCTCGCAATGGCGGGACAATATTTTGAAGCGGCAAGAAGAACCTACCAAAGAGAAGCAGCTGCAGTCTTTACAG GTACTGAAAAGCATTTTGCCGCAGTTGAAAAATGCTCAACAGGCGGAGGAAAATGTGCCCAAAGAATCTGATAATACAGTATTACCCGAGAAAACGAG ATCCGAGACTACGTCTAACGAACATTCGATTGAATCGAATGCAGTTTCGACTCGCGATTGTCAAAGAGCGACCAGCAATACAAAGTCAGAGCCGGAGTCTAAGAAGTCACCATCGGAGGCGAGCTCGAAACGTTACACGTACTCCGGCCCTCCCGCGATCAATTTAGGCAGCTGGTCGGAGCGACCGAGTGTCAATGTTCAAATAAAAATGGACATGGACTATAAATTAGGGACAAATAAAGCCAACAACAAAACCATTGTAAATATAAATGGCACAAGGGACGAGTTAGACGGCTTGAATGGCATCGAAGACTCCACAAAACAACAGAAAAGCTTCGAAAAGAATGGTAAATTCGCTGGCAAAGTTGAAATTGTATCCTCGGACAGAAGGGAACCCAACGAATTGGCCAAGAAACTCATAACGCACACGACGGCATCGGGCTTCAAAAAGCCAGTGTTGAATAAAGTCAATTCTGAGATAAAAACCACGAGCACCGACAAACCGATTGTGACCGGGGTTGAACTAAAGAAAAACTTCCAAGGCGGTAAGCAGGATGACAACGTGATCGATACGTCTCCCGTGAACTTTAAGGAACTGTCGAAGGCGTTTGGTCAGGATGTTTGTCTCAGACCGAAGCCTAAACGGTCCACTTTGAATCGGCGCTCGGATCTCCAGATGGAGACCGATTCCGGTAAACAGAATGGATACATTAACAGTGAGTACTGCACAAATGGTACTCAAGACAGTTTAAAGCCTAAAAGGTTCACGTCGATCGTAGGTATACAACCTCAGAATCAAGGGAATTTCGTCTTCAGAAATGGCATCAGCGCCATAAACAATCAGCCAATGCCTGTCGTGAAGgggttcaaattttcaaatgcaGCAACCGACGGAGGCCAGGGAAATCAGAACAGTACAAGGGGATCCTCAAATGAGTCCTCGAAAGACACGTCCACAGAGTCATTAAATAGTGTCCCACAACCACCACGACCCCCGACGATGCCTGTTATTACGGGTGTCACTTTGAAAAGTGCCAGACCAAAATCTATGCCGGTTCAGATGGATCCCAGGGATGTATTGTTGGAATCAATTCGGAATTTCGGAGGTCGCGAAAATCTGAAGAGC GCTGCGGAAAGATGTTAA